In one window of Syngnathus scovelli strain Florida chromosome 22, RoL_Ssco_1.2, whole genome shotgun sequence DNA:
- the LOC125992533 gene encoding adiponectin receptor protein 2: MQSQSHNQCAVGGNACGCDTPRLRFRANNPVAVTRHSLTPPPKCTRRPRVWCVVGEQRLEQSGSTVTTLTNCASHKGNSPKHTGTRSNPQNPECVPDRNRTCPSRFTHLLSPSVRRVEVGFKLDEGEESGPGGPAFVLRHRTSSHAEHTVAEPAGSSAALTSGSSNEHLSTDPCHSNNGSLPTCDEERIQEEEDVKGEREERSSDEGFMGMTPLLQAHHAMEKMEEFVHKVWEGRWRVIPHDVLPDWLKDNDFLVHGHRPPMPSFRACFRSIFRIHTETGNIWTHLLGCLFFLCLGLMYMFRPNMSFVAPVQEKVAIGMFFLGAILCLSFSWLFHTVYCHSEGVSRVFSKLDYSGIAFLIMGSFVPWLYYSFYCSPQPCFIYLLVVCVLGLSAIIVSQCDFFATPQYRGVRAGVFVGLGLSGVVPTLHFVISEGLIRATTMGQIGWLFLMATLYITGACLYAARIPERFFPGKCDIWFHSHQLFHILVVAGAFVHFHGVSNLQEFRYTAGAGCTDDRML; encoded by the exons ATGCAATCACAGTCACACAACCAATGTGCCGTGGGTGGAAACGCCTGCGGATGTGACACACCCAGGCTGAGGTTTAGGGCAAATAATCCAGTTGCAG TTACACGTCACTCTTTAACCCCTCCCCCTAAGTGCACAAGACGTCCCCGAGTGTGGTGTGTCGTAGGAGAACAGAGACTGGAACAGAGCGGATCCACGGTTACAACTCTGACAAACTGTGCTTCCCACAAAGGAAATTCACCTAAACACACAGGGACGAG GTCCAATCCACAAAATCCAGAGTGTGTGCCCGACCGCAACCGAACGTGCCCTAGCAGATTCACACATCTGCTCAGTCCAAGCGTCCGCAGGGTGGAAGTCGGGTTCAAGCTGGACGAAGGAGAGGAGAGCGGGCCCGGCGGCCCGGCTTTCGTGCTGAGACACAGAACTTCCAGCCATGCAGAGCACACTGTGGCGGAGCCTGCGGGATCTTCCGCCGCACTCACCTCAGGTTCTTCAAATGAACACCTCAGCACCGATCCGTGCCACTCAAACAATGGG TCCCTCCCTACGTGCGACGAGGAGAGAATacaagaggaggaagatgtcaAGGGCGAACGAGAAGAGAGGAGTAGCGACGAAGGCTTCATGGGAATGACGCCGCTTCTTCAGgctcaccacgccatggagaagATGGAGGAGTTTGTACACAAG GTGTGGGAGGGCCGATGGCGCGTCATCCCTCACGACGTTCTCCCCGATTGGCTGAAGGACAACGACTTCCTTGTGCACGGCCACAGGCCGCCCATGCCTTCCTTCCGCGCCTGTTTCCGGAGCATTTTCAGGATCCACACCGAGACGGGCAACATCTGGACACATCTGCTAG GCTGCCTGTTTTTCCTCTGCCTGGGCCTGATGTACATGTTCCGACCCAACATGTCGTTCGTGGCGCCGGTCCAGGAGAAGGTGGCCATCGGCATGTTCTTCCTGGGTGCCATCCTCTGCCTGTCCTTCTCGTGGCTCTTCCACACAGTCTACTGCCATTCGGAGGGCGTGTCCAGGGTCTTCTCCAA GTTGGACTACAGCGGCATCGCCTTCCTGATCATGGGCTCTTTCGTACCATGGCTCTACTATTCCTTCTACTGCTCTCCTCAGCCGTGCTTCATCTACCTGCTAGTAGTGTGTGTGCTGGGCCTGTCCGCCATCATTGTATCCCAGTGTGACTTTTTTGCCACGCCGCAGTACCGAGGGGTCCGCGCAG GTGTGTTTGTGGGCTTGGGGCTGAGCGGCGTGGTCCCCACTCTCCACTTCGTCATCAGCGAGGGTCTCATCAGAGCCACCACCATGGGACAGATAGGCTGGCTTTTCCTCATGGCCACACTTTACATCACCGGAGCCTGCCTGTACGCCGCTCGTATCCCGGAGAGGTTCTTCCCCGGCAAGTGTGACATCTGG TTCCACTCTCACCAGTTGTTCCACATCCTGGTGGTGGCGGGCGCGTTTGTCCACTTCCACGGCGTCTCCAACCTGCAGGAGTTCCGCTACACAGCCGGAGCAGGTTGCACTGATGACAGAATGCTCTAA